The Spirosoma radiotolerans genome has a window encoding:
- a CDS encoding glycoside hydrolase family 43 protein, translated as MRSVGLLMTGCLFLLFRLNAQPIGVSQIRKNVPLDSIRLSDPFILADKKTNSYYMTGTGGMLWKSPDLKLWEGPYLVAQTDPNSWMGPKPMIWAAELHSFNNKYYYFATFTNRAVKIDTVGKNVIERRASHVLVSDKPDGPYVPMLDATYLPAAKPTLDGTFWVDKDGKPYMVYCYEWLQNNNGTIEKIELKPDLSGSLGPGKLLFRASDSPWSREKDSTGHDRPNKVTDGPFLFLTKTGRLGMLWTSWIYDIYTQGVAYSKSGTLDGPWIQEQEPISPPNFGHGMLFRRLDGKLLMAVHSHKSEKGRTVRIPHLFEADLSGDKLIVGKQYVP; from the coding sequence ATGAGAAGTGTTGGATTATTAATGACCGGTTGCCTGTTCCTTTTGTTCAGGCTCAACGCACAGCCAATTGGAGTGAGCCAAATCAGGAAAAATGTACCCCTGGATTCAATTCGGCTGAGCGACCCCTTTATTCTGGCTGACAAAAAAACAAACAGCTACTACATGACCGGCACAGGCGGTATGCTCTGGAAAAGCCCTGATCTGAAATTGTGGGAGGGACCCTACTTGGTGGCCCAGACCGACCCCAACTCGTGGATGGGACCTAAGCCAATGATATGGGCCGCTGAACTGCATTCGTTCAATAACAAATACTACTATTTCGCCACCTTCACCAATCGGGCGGTTAAGATTGATACCGTCGGAAAGAACGTCATCGAACGCCGGGCTAGTCATGTCCTTGTCAGCGACAAACCCGACGGCCCCTATGTTCCTATGCTTGATGCGACCTACCTGCCCGCTGCCAAGCCTACGCTCGATGGTACATTCTGGGTCGATAAGGATGGCAAACCGTATATGGTGTACTGCTATGAATGGTTGCAGAATAATAACGGCACTATCGAAAAAATCGAACTTAAACCCGATTTGAGCGGTAGCCTTGGCCCTGGTAAACTACTATTCAGGGCCAGCGATTCGCCCTGGAGCCGCGAAAAAGATTCGACTGGCCACGACCGGCCGAATAAAGTTACCGACGGACCGTTTCTGTTTCTGACTAAAACCGGCCGACTGGGTATGCTCTGGACGAGCTGGATTTACGACATCTACACACAGGGCGTGGCTTACTCGAAAAGCGGCACACTGGATGGCCCCTGGATACAGGAACAGGAACCGATTAGCCCGCCCAATTTTGGTCATGGTATGTTGTTTCGCAGGCTCGATGGTAAGCTGCTTATGGCCGTACATAGCCACAAAAGCGAGAAGGGGCGTACTGTCCGTATTCCCCATTTATTCGAAGCCGACTTATCAGGCGACAAATTGATCGTTGGTAAGCAATACGTACCTTGA